Proteins from a genomic interval of Chanodichthys erythropterus isolate Z2021 chromosome 8, ASM2448905v1, whole genome shotgun sequence:
- the LOC137025092 gene encoding GTPase IMAP family member 5-like → MNCLTGDSQDLRIVLLGVSGAGKSSIGNAILGREAFKVSGTRESEIQGGRVEDRNISIIDTPGFFNTQLTDEEMKKQMMKSLDLSDPGPHVFLLVINVENFEQDKRNIVEKIQENFGAQALKFTMPLLTGGEKMSKKEWVTFKFSVKFRDLVNYCRNNYHVFKSKLTDPNNITNLLDKINKIKQNYDQHYKEIYFKCQIKSRKEKKKQEEENYREKEQAKHKTKIIQEMNKMPKFMENSTTNFLTERKNFISHETEKNVKTQDRVPQENKSNE, encoded by the coding sequence ATGAATTGTTTGACAGGTGATTCACAGGATCTGAGGATTGTGCTGCTGGGAGTGTCTGGAGCTGGAAAGAGCTCCATAGGAAATGCAATACTGGGTCGAGAGGCATTTAAAGTGAGTGGAACCAGAGAGAGTGAGATACAGGGAGGAAGAGTAGAAGACAGAAACATCTCCATCATCGACACTCCAGGATTCTTCAACACACAACTGACTGATGAAGAGATGAAGAAGCAAATGATGAAGAGTCTGGATCTCTCTGATCCTGGTCCTCACGTGTTCCTGCTCGTCATCAACGTGGAGAACTTTGAGCAGGACAAGAGGAACATTGTGGAGAAAATTCAGGAGAACTTTGGGGCACAAGCTTTGAAGTTCACCATGCCGCTGTTAACTGGAGgagaaaaaatgtcaaaaaaagaaTGGGTGACCTTTAAATTTAGTGTAAAATTTCGAGATCTAGTCAATTACTGCAGGAATAATTACCATGTGTTCAAAAGTAAACTGACTGATCCAAATAACATCACAAATCTTCTagacaaaattaataaaatcaaacagaattATGACCAGCATTACAAAGAGATTTACTTTAAGTGCCAAATAAAAagcagaaaagaaaagaaaaaacaagagGAAGAAAATTACAGAGAAAAAGAACaagcaaaacataaaacaaaaataatccaGGAAATGAATAAAATGCCTAAATTTATGGAAAATAGCACAACAAATTTTCTGACTGAAAGGAAAAATTTTATCTCTCATGAAAcggaaaaaaatgtgaaaacgcAAGATAGAGTTCCTCAAGAAAACAAGAGCAATGAATAG